The Lemur catta isolate mLemCat1 chromosome X, mLemCat1.pri, whole genome shotgun sequence genome has a window encoding:
- the TCEAL9 gene encoding transcription elongation factor A protein-like 9 yields MKPCQKIEGKPENESEPKLEEEPKPEEKPEEEEEPEEEEKAEGTFRERLIQSLQEFKEDIHNRHLSNEDMFREVDEIDEIRRVRNKLIVMRWKVNRNHPYPYLM; encoded by the coding sequence ATGAAACCCTGtcaaaaaattgaaggaaaaccagaaaatgaGAGTGAACCAAAGCTCGAGGAAGAGCCAAAGCCTGAGGAaaagccagaggaggaggaagagccagaggaggaagaaaaagcagaaggaaCTTTTAGAGAAAGGCTGATTCAATCTCTCCAGGaatttaaagaagatatacacaacAGGCATTTAAGCAATGAAGATATGTTTAGAGAAGTGGATGAAATAGATGAGATAAGGAGAGTAAGAAACAAACTTATAGTGATGCGTTGGAAGGTTAATCGAAACCATCCTTACCCctatttaatgtaa
- the BEX3 gene encoding protein BEX3 isoform X2 — MRRGWGNGGSFCCTGRPRWGASSVVTRGPHVTRSCRATQPSVQSSFASGDQLPAALRSAGWHRAREKRSRSAGLSVAAAHLAARTGGRRTLRGQAQENEEMEQPMQNGEEERPLGGGEGHQPAGNNRRGQARRLAPNFRWAIPNRQVNDGMGGDGDDMEMFMEEMREIRRKLRELQLRNCLRILMGELSNHHDHHDEFCLMP; from the exons atgcggCGGGGGTGGGGCAATGGGGGGAGCTTCTGCTGCACTGGCCGCCCACGTTGGGGGGCGAGCTCGGTGGTGACGCGCGGCCCTCACGTGACCCGGAGCTGCAGAGCGACGCAGCCTTCGGTGCAGTCGTCATTCGCGTCTGGCGACCAGCTCCCCGCTGCCCTGCGCTCGGCGGGCTGGCATCGGGCCCGGGAAAAGCGGAGCAG GTCTGCGGGGCTGAGTGTGGCGGCGGCGCACCTCGCGGCGAGAACCGGCGGGAGGAGGACACTGCGAGGACAGGCCCAG GAAAACGAAGAAATGGAGCAGCCCATGCAGAATGGAGAGGAAGAGCGCCCTTTGGGAGGAGGCGAAGGCCATCAGCCTGCAGGAAATAATAGACGGGGACAGGCTCGCCGACTTGCCCCTAATTTTCGATGGGCCATACCCAATAGGCAGGTCAATGATGGGATGGGTGGAGATGGAGATGATATGGAAATGTTCATGGAGGAGATGAGAGAAATCAGGAGAAAACTTAGGGAGCTGCAGTTGAGGAATTGTCTGCGTATCCTCATGGGGGAGCTCTCTAACCACCATGACCATCATGATGAATTTTGCCTTATGCCTTGA
- the BEX3 gene encoding protein BEX3 isoform X1, whose amino-acid sequence MRRGWGNGGSFCCTGRPRWGASSVVTRGPHVTRSCRATQPSVQSSFASGDQLPAALRSAGWHRAREKRSRSAGLSVAAAHLAARTGGRRTLRGQAQNNNQNLIMANIHQENEEMEQPMQNGEEERPLGGGEGHQPAGNNRRGQARRLAPNFRWAIPNRQVNDGMGGDGDDMEMFMEEMREIRRKLRELQLRNCLRILMGELSNHHDHHDEFCLMP is encoded by the exons atgcggCGGGGGTGGGGCAATGGGGGGAGCTTCTGCTGCACTGGCCGCCCACGTTGGGGGGCGAGCTCGGTGGTGACGCGCGGCCCTCACGTGACCCGGAGCTGCAGAGCGACGCAGCCTTCGGTGCAGTCGTCATTCGCGTCTGGCGACCAGCTCCCCGCTGCCCTGCGCTCGGCGGGCTGGCATCGGGCCCGGGAAAAGCGGAGCAG GTCTGCGGGGCTGAGTGTGGCGGCGGCGCACCTCGCGGCGAGAACCGGCGGGAGGAGGACACTGCGAGGACAGGCCCAG AATAACAACCAGAATCTCATCATGGCAAATATTCACCAGGAAAACGAAGAAATGGAGCAGCCCATGCAGAATGGAGAGGAAGAGCGCCCTTTGGGAGGAGGCGAAGGCCATCAGCCTGCAGGAAATAATAGACGGGGACAGGCTCGCCGACTTGCCCCTAATTTTCGATGGGCCATACCCAATAGGCAGGTCAATGATGGGATGGGTGGAGATGGAGATGATATGGAAATGTTCATGGAGGAGATGAGAGAAATCAGGAGAAAACTTAGGGAGCTGCAGTTGAGGAATTGTCTGCGTATCCTCATGGGGGAGCTCTCTAACCACCATGACCATCATGATGAATTTTGCCTTATGCCTTGA